The sequence GCCTTGAGAGAAGAGTAACTTTGTCTTTTAAAGCATCCGATACTTCTTTAATGCTGGAACTCAACACGAATACCGGCTTGGTGTACGGCCATGGAGAGAACGTGAGTACTTTTTCAAAAGTACCCCTCCCGATTAAAAACACATCAATCCTGCTGATAAATTCCCCAAAGGCGCTAAAGGCCTCCTCGTTTGCGAATTGCTCCAGCCAATCGATATTTCCATCTTCTCTTGCGATAAAACCGTCAAGACTTGTTCCGATGTATACCGTAGTTTTCATCATGATAACCTTTTAATTAAAAATTGGCTTAATCAAAATGTACGTTCCGAGTGTGAATTACTTACCCGTCTA comes from bacterium and encodes:
- a CDS encoding dihydrofolate reductase; translation: MKTTVYIGTSLDGFIAREDGNIDWLEQFANEEAFSAFGEFISRIDVFLIGRGTFEKVLTFSPWPYTKPVFVLSSSIKEVSDALKDKVTLLSRPPKDVLRHLSEKGFTNIYVDGGKVIQSFLKEDLIDELIISTVPVLIGSGIPLFGRLDSDLLFRHIRTETCSNGLVRSYYEKNRK